One window of the Rhipicephalus microplus isolate Deutch F79 chromosome 2, USDA_Rmic, whole genome shotgun sequence genome contains the following:
- the LOC142796352 gene encoding uncharacterized protein LOC142796352 has protein sequence MWRGSMHGSLIWKDCNLLGSFEGTKLPNGWLQGRSISIRQDTGINNNVPAVTRGSVLHGHVQCIKNRAQKTNKYKGTASDCSPAQSLQQQKEHIVMSGAAAA, from the exons atgtggcgtggaagcatgcatggcagcctcatctggaaggactgcaatctgcttgggagcttcgagggcacaaaactgcctaacggctggttgcaag gacgtagcatatccatccggcaagacactggtatcaacaataatg ttccagcagtaacaaggggttcggtgctccacggtcatgtacagtgtatcaagaacagagcacagaagaccaacaagtataaagggactgccagtgactgttctcctgctcaaagtttacaacagcagaaagagcacattgtgatgtcaggagcagccgctgcttaa